The following proteins are encoded in a genomic region of Natrarchaeobius halalkaliphilus:
- a CDS encoding DUF5830 family protein translates to MDREGNDRRERRNDRTNREERAHLDDRVRLGLALLERLEHESLSLADVVDRIETVTADPTVTRTILDEAELRGIVERDDGIVRPKSRQYVRFGRDVITKEGEFSCRRCGSSLSTGYFIDLEAGELGPFGSSCVRKVTGRE, encoded by the coding sequence ATGGACCGCGAGGGGAACGATCGACGAGAGCGCCGGAACGATCGAACGAACCGAGAGGAGCGCGCTCACCTCGATGACCGTGTTCGACTGGGACTCGCCTTGCTCGAGCGTCTCGAGCACGAGTCGCTGTCGCTGGCCGACGTCGTCGACCGTATCGAGACGGTTACGGCCGACCCGACGGTAACCCGGACGATTCTCGACGAAGCCGAGCTTCGGGGAATCGTCGAGCGCGACGACGGTATTGTCCGGCCGAAAAGCCGCCAGTACGTCCGCTTCGGACGGGACGTGATCACGAAAGAGGGCGAGTTCTCCTGTCGGCGCTGTGGCTCGAGTCTCTCGACGGGCTACTTTATCGATCTGGAGGCGGGCGAACTCGGTCCGTTCGGCTCGTCGTGCGTACGGAAGGTAACGGGTCGGGAATGA
- a CDS encoding TVP38/TMEM64 family protein codes for MSLVASVSRRAFVGLLLVAAIVTAGLLVSPAAMAGFLESLAADPGLFALTVAGLYLVRPLFAWPTTPLSIVVGYGYGIALGVPIAIVGVVVTVVPVFLAARWFVASNGSSATADSSLETAWGPLDRISGAVTRYYRTTGPIRGVTVSRLAPIPSDVSTCAAALSGVKLRHLVVGTALGELPWTIAGVVVGASAATITTDGFGGLGLALTLACGVAATLLLAGPAYRVVRSRTQTPETGRPGDA; via the coding sequence ATGTCGCTGGTAGCGTCGGTTTCGAGGCGGGCGTTCGTCGGCCTGCTACTCGTCGCCGCGATCGTCACCGCCGGCTTGCTCGTCTCGCCTGCAGCGATGGCCGGGTTCCTCGAGTCACTGGCGGCCGATCCGGGGTTGTTCGCTCTCACCGTCGCCGGGCTCTACCTCGTTCGACCGCTGTTCGCCTGGCCAACGACGCCGCTGTCGATCGTCGTCGGCTACGGCTACGGGATCGCCCTCGGCGTTCCGATCGCCATCGTCGGCGTCGTCGTAACGGTCGTTCCCGTCTTTCTGGCCGCTCGCTGGTTCGTCGCGTCGAACGGGAGTTCGGCCACAGCTGACAGTTCTCTCGAGACCGCGTGGGGACCGCTTGACCGTATCAGTGGAGCCGTTACCCGATACTACCGGACTACAGGGCCGATACGCGGCGTCACCGTATCACGGCTCGCGCCGATTCCATCCGACGTCTCGACGTGTGCGGCGGCCCTAAGCGGGGTCAAACTTCGTCACCTCGTCGTCGGGACGGCACTCGGAGAGCTCCCGTGGACGATCGCCGGCGTCGTCGTCGGCGCGTCGGCGGCGACGATCACGACGGACGGATTCGGCGGGCTCGGACTCGCGTTAACGCTCGCCTGCGGGGTCGCGGCTACGCTCTTGCTCGCCGGACCGGCCTACCGCGTCGTCCGCTCGAGGACCCAAACGCCAGAAACCGGACGACCGGGCGATGCCTGA
- a CDS encoding HVO_2523 family zinc finger protein: MASTGDEGDDSGEPTASSEQATADSRASGPVCPHCQAPLYNRHCKYVCPQHGVVIDCSDPFL, encoded by the coding sequence ATGGCGTCCACCGGTGATGAGGGGGACGATTCGGGTGAGCCCACAGCGTCCAGCGAACAGGCGACCGCCGATTCGCGGGCGTCGGGACCTGTCTGTCCTCACTGTCAGGCACCGCTGTACAACCGCCACTGCAAGTACGTCTGTCCACAACACGGCGTCGTCATCGATTGCAGCGACCCGTTTCTCTAA
- a CDS encoding 16S ribosomal RNA methyltransferase A — translation MKPRDPDALIARAGVRGNPDRDQHFLVDDRVLDRLPTYLTDIDADTSHVLEIGGGTGALTDRLLAAAGDGGTGADRDEGDRSVDGGVTVVERDPDLAAFLREEFAEQIDAGRLTVIEGDALEVALPEFSASVSNLPYGVSSEITFRLLPEQRPLVLMFQREFAERMVAEPGTSEYGRLSVSTQHYADVELVETVPRQAFSPQPAVQSAVIRAVPAEPDYEVDDEDFFFRFVKALFTQRRKTIRNGIRNTAHISGLSDPEAVVEATDEAVLRKRPDAMSPAAFAELTQLALTVDSPDGSN, via the coding sequence ATGAAACCGAGAGATCCTGACGCGCTGATCGCCAGGGCGGGCGTTCGTGGCAATCCGGACCGCGACCAGCACTTTCTGGTCGACGATCGCGTGCTCGATCGCTTACCGACCTATCTGACCGATATCGACGCCGACACGTCACACGTCCTCGAGATCGGCGGCGGGACGGGAGCGCTGACGGATCGCTTGCTCGCGGCGGCCGGCGACGGTGGGACCGGAGCCGATCGCGACGAGGGGGACCGATCCGTCGACGGAGGGGTAACCGTCGTCGAGCGCGATCCCGACCTGGCTGCGTTCTTACGCGAGGAGTTCGCTGAGCAGATCGACGCCGGCCGGTTGACGGTGATCGAAGGCGACGCTCTCGAGGTCGCTCTTCCCGAGTTCAGCGCTTCGGTGTCGAACCTTCCTTACGGCGTCTCGAGCGAGATTACGTTCCGACTGCTCCCCGAACAGCGTCCGCTGGTGTTGATGTTCCAACGGGAGTTCGCCGAACGAATGGTCGCAGAACCCGGAACGTCCGAGTACGGTCGACTCTCGGTGTCGACCCAGCACTATGCCGACGTCGAACTCGTCGAGACGGTCCCTCGACAGGCGTTTTCCCCGCAGCCGGCGGTCCAGAGCGCGGTGATCCGCGCCGTTCCCGCCGAACCGGACTACGAGGTCGACGACGAGGACTTTTTCTTTCGATTCGTCAAGGCGCTGTTCACCCAGCGGCGCAAGACGATCCGCAACGGCATTCGGAATACGGCACACATCTCGGGACTCTCCGATCCGGAAGCGGTCGTCGAAGCGACCGACGAAGCGGTCCTCCGAAAGCGACCCGACGCGATGTCGCCCGCGGCGTTTGCCGAACTGACACAGCTCGCACTCACCGTCGACTCGCCCGACGGATCGAACTGA
- a CDS encoding M42 family metallopeptidase: MTATPFDLDRLEELTETSGVPGYEDRVRELVVRAFEESVDRVRTDAMGNVVGTLEGESDYSVAVAAHMDEIGFMVRHVRGDEDGFGFLELDALGGWDARVLKAQRVTIHAEDGDLPGVIGSPPPHTLDEEDREKIPEVEDAFVDVGLPYDEVTERVSPGDLVTMNQTTKLVGETITGKALDDRVCLFAMLEAARRIDDPAVTIHFCATVQEEVGIRGARALGVDVDPDLAIALDVTVANDVPGFKRGEHVTELGEGTAIKLKDSSVITSPKVHRRMTAVAEEAGIDCQLEILPAGGTDTAGFQHTAGAKPVGAISVPTRYLHTVTETAHVDDVAATIDLLEAFLETEDGEHEYTL; encoded by the coding sequence ATGACGGCAACTCCGTTCGATCTCGATCGCCTCGAAGAGCTAACCGAGACGAGTGGCGTCCCAGGCTACGAAGACCGGGTGCGCGAACTCGTCGTCAGGGCGTTCGAAGAGAGCGTCGACCGAGTCCGAACCGATGCGATGGGGAACGTCGTCGGAACGCTCGAGGGTGAATCGGACTACTCGGTCGCCGTCGCGGCCCACATGGACGAGATCGGCTTTATGGTCCGTCACGTCCGCGGCGACGAGGACGGCTTTGGCTTCCTCGAACTGGACGCACTCGGCGGCTGGGACGCCCGCGTACTGAAAGCTCAGCGCGTGACGATCCACGCCGAGGACGGCGATCTTCCGGGCGTTATCGGATCGCCTCCCCCACACACGCTCGACGAGGAAGATCGTGAGAAGATCCCCGAAGTGGAGGACGCGTTCGTCGACGTCGGACTCCCCTACGACGAGGTCACAGAACGCGTCTCGCCCGGTGATCTCGTGACGATGAATCAGACCACGAAACTCGTCGGTGAGACGATCACCGGCAAAGCGCTCGACGACCGGGTCTGTCTGTTCGCCATGCTCGAGGCCGCCCGGCGGATCGACGATCCCGCCGTCACGATTCACTTCTGTGCGACGGTTCAGGAGGAAGTCGGCATCCGCGGCGCTCGTGCGCTCGGCGTCGACGTCGATCCCGACCTGGCGATCGCACTGGACGTCACCGTCGCCAACGACGTCCCCGGGTTCAAACGGGGCGAACACGTCACCGAACTGGGTGAGGGGACGGCGATCAAACTCAAAGACTCGAGTGTCATCACCAGTCCCAAGGTTCACCGTCGGATGACAGCCGTTGCCGAGGAGGCGGGGATCGATTGCCAACTCGAGATCCTCCCCGCCGGAGGCACCGACACGGCGGGGTTTCAACACACCGCCGGGGCGAAACCCGTCGGCGCGATCTCGGTACCGACGCGGTACTTACACACCGTTACGGAAACGGCCCACGTCGACGACGTCGCGGCGACGATCGATCTCCTCGAGGCGTTCCTCGAGACCGAAGACGGCGAACACGAGTATACGCTGTAA
- a CDS encoding HemK2/MTQ2 family protein methyltransferase, with product MDLGERRGLETDVYQPAEDSQLLAEAACEGIDRDRDCERGRTTGRPDDRRLVLEVGTGSGYVASRVASETSARVIASDLNPHAVRQARRDGLEAVRADLVSAFADDVFDAVLFNPPYLPTEPDTEWDDWMERALSGGEDGRAVIDPFLEDVGRVLAPAGVVYLLVSSLTGVDGVVERAGREGFSAVALAEESFPFETLSILKLVR from the coding sequence ATGGATCTCGGAGAGCGACGCGGTCTCGAGACGGACGTCTACCAGCCGGCCGAGGACTCGCAGCTGCTCGCTGAGGCCGCCTGTGAGGGGATAGACCGAGACCGGGATTGCGAACGCGGGCGGACGACGGGTCGTCCCGACGATCGACGGCTCGTCCTCGAGGTCGGGACCGGGTCGGGCTACGTCGCCAGCCGCGTCGCAAGCGAGACGAGCGCGCGCGTGATCGCCTCGGACCTGAACCCTCACGCGGTTCGACAGGCTCGCCGGGACGGACTCGAGGCGGTTCGTGCCGACCTGGTCTCTGCGTTCGCGGACGACGTCTTCGACGCCGTCCTGTTCAATCCACCCTATCTCCCGACGGAGCCGGATACCGAGTGGGACGACTGGATGGAGCGTGCGCTCTCGGGCGGGGAAGACGGCCGGGCCGTCATCGACCCGTTTCTCGAGGACGTCGGCCGGGTGCTCGCGCCCGCGGGCGTCGTTTATTTGCTGGTCAGCAGCCTCACCGGCGTCGACGGGGTCGTCGAGCGAGCCGGACGGGAGGGATTCAGCGCCGTCGCTCTCGCTGAGGAGTCGTTTCCGTTCGAGACGCTGTCGATCCTCAAACTGGTTCGCTGA
- a CDS encoding GNAT family N-acetyltransferase — translation MTIRTLADESERDAAVAILRQLWSDADPEDILEWTENDDYHLFGRFEDDELVGVAGVLVRDVLHHACHAWLYDLVVDEPRRGEGHGSALIEFVEEWAADNDCEYVALASPLEKADVHQYYEDREYERWGYVIEKPL, via the coding sequence CGAGCGCGATGCTGCGGTGGCGATCCTCCGACAGCTCTGGAGCGACGCCGATCCGGAGGATATCCTCGAGTGGACGGAGAACGACGATTACCACCTGTTCGGCCGGTTCGAAGACGACGAACTCGTCGGCGTCGCGGGCGTCCTCGTTCGCGACGTTCTCCATCACGCTTGCCACGCCTGGCTCTACGACCTCGTCGTGGACGAACCTCGACGGGGCGAGGGACACGGGAGCGCACTTATCGAGTTCGTCGAGGAGTGGGCGGCGGACAACGACTGTGAGTACGTTGCACTGGCATCCCCACTCGAGAAGGCGGACGTCCACCAGTACTACGAGGACCGAGAGTACGAACGGTGGGGATACGTCATCGAAAAACCGCTGTGA
- a CDS encoding mechanosensitive ion channel family protein, with translation MSEVLAGLDWLARSVETTELKVAVTVGAATLLLLVLLSYRRVQSWISERTKPLYGDIASTVLLTATFVVALAVVIGVWDQTETLRQGYDELDMGGQILARAVVSFILIVGTLIFRRFVKRILDELLGSASAVTDHQREISHRIAQVIIWSVSLVVVLGVWIDDLSGLLVGAGFLGIVVGMAARQTLGTVLSGFVLMFDRPFEIGDWIEVEDREGIVTDISIVNTRIRSFDGEYVMVPNDLVASSMVTNRTKRGRLRIEIDVGVDYGSDVERAGELAEAAVSELEHSLSAPGTQVVTKRFGDSAIVLGVRFWIDNPSSQRRWKARTAAIGAIKRRFEDENIGIPFPQRELSGRDGTAVHVDATDDGRSDSEDDVSPRSDSDASADEPTEPREYRMTQPEDG, from the coding sequence ATGTCTGAGGTGCTGGCGGGGCTCGATTGGCTGGCTCGATCCGTCGAGACGACGGAGCTCAAGGTCGCGGTGACCGTCGGAGCGGCGACGCTCCTGTTGTTGGTTCTTCTTTCCTATCGGAGGGTGCAGTCGTGGATCAGCGAGCGGACCAAACCGCTCTACGGCGACATCGCGTCGACGGTACTTCTCACCGCCACGTTCGTGGTGGCACTCGCTGTCGTCATCGGCGTCTGGGACCAGACCGAAACGCTCCGTCAGGGCTACGACGAACTCGACATGGGTGGGCAGATACTCGCTCGCGCAGTCGTGTCGTTCATCCTCATCGTCGGAACGCTGATCTTCCGTCGGTTCGTCAAGCGAATCCTCGACGAACTCCTCGGCTCGGCGTCGGCGGTCACCGATCACCAGCGCGAAATCTCTCATCGGATCGCACAGGTGATCATCTGGTCGGTTTCGCTCGTCGTCGTCCTCGGCGTCTGGATCGACGATCTGAGCGGGCTTCTCGTCGGGGCTGGCTTCCTCGGAATCGTCGTTGGAATGGCCGCCCGACAGACGCTCGGGACGGTGCTCTCCGGGTTCGTCCTGATGTTCGACCGGCCGTTCGAGATCGGTGACTGGATCGAAGTCGAGGACAGAGAGGGGATCGTCACCGACATCTCGATCGTCAATACGCGAATCCGCTCTTTCGACGGCGAGTACGTGATGGTCCCGAACGATCTCGTCGCCTCGAGCATGGTGACTAATCGAACGAAACGCGGTCGACTTCGGATCGAGATCGACGTCGGCGTCGACTACGGCAGCGACGTCGAACGGGCCGGCGAACTGGCCGAAGCCGCCGTCTCCGAGCTCGAGCATTCGCTCTCGGCACCGGGAACGCAGGTCGTCACGAAGCGCTTCGGTGACTCCGCCATCGTTCTCGGGGTCCGATTCTGGATCGACAATCCGAGTTCACAACGTCGCTGGAAGGCTCGAACCGCGGCGATCGGCGCGATCAAACGACGATTCGAGGACGAGAATATCGGCATTCCGTTCCCCCAGCGCGAACTTTCCGGTCGAGACGGGACCGCGGTCCACGTCGACGCCACCGACGACGGCCGAAGCGACTCGGAGGACGACGTATCGCCTCGAAGCGACTCGGATGCATCGGCGGACGAACCGACCGAACCACGAGAGTATCGGATGACGCAACCGGAGGACGGATAA